One stretch of Micromonospora echinospora DNA includes these proteins:
- a CDS encoding arylamine N-acetyltransferase family protein, which translates to MLDDTLVDAYLNRIGVARPERLDAEALRLLHAQHELTVPFETIDYHLGKEIFIDERVVEKIVYQNRGGGCGEINNAFHYLLEALGFDVTLHQGRVWLGHAFTPPYNHSVTTVRIGADRWLVDVGLGRSSRYPLLLESPQAQEDPHGTFSTKRVADNATDVYRADALQYRFYDEPVVAADGMQVLWWYRTSPDSPFLQNLSCTLPTENGRIILRENKLVVIDGDERRIERLTNDDDLLAAYDKYFGIKLDAPPKPSPHVKKSMRMSYERD; encoded by the coding sequence ATGCTCGACGACACGCTTGTCGACGCGTACCTGAACCGCATCGGTGTGGCCCGGCCGGAGCGGCTCGACGCCGAGGCGCTGCGGCTGCTGCACGCGCAGCACGAGCTGACGGTGCCGTTCGAGACCATCGACTACCACCTCGGCAAGGAGATCTTCATCGACGAGCGGGTGGTCGAGAAGATCGTGTACCAGAACCGCGGCGGCGGCTGCGGTGAGATCAACAACGCGTTCCACTACCTGTTGGAGGCGCTGGGCTTCGACGTCACGCTGCACCAGGGCCGCGTCTGGCTCGGGCATGCGTTCACGCCGCCGTACAACCACTCGGTGACCACGGTGCGCATCGGCGCGGACCGGTGGCTCGTCGACGTCGGCCTGGGCCGCAGCAGCCGCTACCCGCTGCTGCTGGAGTCGCCGCAGGCGCAGGAGGACCCGCACGGCACCTTCTCCACCAAGCGGGTCGCCGACAACGCCACCGACGTCTACCGGGCCGACGCGCTGCAGTACCGCTTCTACGACGAGCCGGTCGTGGCCGCCGACGGCATGCAGGTCCTGTGGTGGTACCGCACCTCACCGGACTCGCCGTTCCTGCAGAACCTGTCCTGCACGCTGCCGACCGAGAACGGGCGCATCATCCTGCGGGAGAACAAGCTCGTCGTCATCGACGGCGACGAGCGGCGCATCGAACGGCTCACCAACGACGACGACCTGCTGGCGGCGTACGACAAGTACTTCGGCATCAAGCTGGACGCGCCGCCGAAGCCGAGTCCGCACGTCAAGAAGTCGATGCGCATGTCGTACGAGCGGGACTGA
- a CDS encoding arylamine N-acetyltransferase family protein has product MLTDEQVQGYLDRIGAARPERPDLAALRDLQERHTFTVPFENLDYHLGHEIYMDERVLDKVVRQRRGGGCFEINTSLFFLLRALGFAATLHQGRVWLSGRFNGPHNHLMLTVDLPETGSRWLVDVGFGKNSRFPLRLDAAEPYVDPHGRFTTERVEPGAVDVYRNGALQYRFYDGPADLSDFRQNLWWYRTCPDSPFLRNMFCTLPTADGRVTLQGDVLTVIAGDRRTVETLTDDDALLEAYRRWFGIVLDKPPTPSPYADQSSRMAFFQSDDGGPARR; this is encoded by the coding sequence GTGCTGACCGACGAGCAGGTGCAGGGCTACCTGGACCGGATCGGCGCCGCGCGCCCCGAGCGACCGGACCTGGCGGCGCTGCGCGACCTGCAGGAGCGCCACACCTTCACGGTGCCGTTCGAGAACCTCGACTACCACCTGGGCCACGAGATCTACATGGACGAGCGGGTGCTGGACAAGGTGGTCCGCCAGCGCCGCGGCGGCGGCTGCTTCGAGATCAACACCTCGCTGTTCTTCCTGTTGCGGGCGCTGGGTTTCGCGGCGACCCTGCACCAGGGGCGCGTCTGGCTCTCCGGGCGGTTCAACGGGCCGCACAATCATCTGATGCTGACTGTGGACCTTCCGGAGACCGGCTCCCGCTGGCTGGTCGACGTCGGCTTCGGCAAGAACAGCCGTTTCCCGCTCCGGCTGGACGCCGCCGAGCCGTACGTGGACCCGCACGGCCGGTTCACCACCGAGCGGGTCGAGCCCGGGGCCGTCGACGTGTACCGCAACGGCGCGTTGCAGTACCGGTTCTACGACGGGCCGGCCGACCTGTCCGACTTCCGGCAGAACCTGTGGTGGTACCGCACCTGCCCGGACTCGCCGTTCCTGCGGAACATGTTCTGCACGCTGCCCACCGCCGACGGGCGGGTCACCCTGCAGGGCGACGTGCTCACCGTCATCGCCGGCGACCGCCGGACCGTCGAGACGCTCACCGACGACGACGCCCTGCTGGAGGCGTACCGGCGGTGGTTCGGGATCGTCCTGGACAAGCCGCCGACACCGAGCCCGTACGCGGACCAGTCCTCGCGCATGGCGTTCTTCCAGAGCGACGACGGCGGGCCGGCCCGCCGATGA
- a CDS encoding alcohol dehydrogenase catalytic domain-containing protein: MTTVRAAYVDRLGPAAGIRYGELPAPRPGPTDVLVDTLATTVNHVDTFVRAGTYRTPVPLPFVVGRDVVGVVAHAGDGVAGFRPGDRVWCNSLGHGGRQGAAAEQVVVPADRLYPLPAAASAEAVTVLHPAATAYLALAVHGRLRPGETVVVGGGGGNVGAALITTATALGGRVVATAAPRDEAFCRAAGAVEVVDYAAPDLGDRLSASCPDGVHVYLDTSGTNDLDLAVGQLAVRGRIVLLAGARTRPALPAGELYTNDRSIVGFVISLATTAELAEAAGFINRLLAAGRLRPREVVRLPLSAMREAHRMVEDGEMRGRRALVVPDGAASQLGEQAVQSQRELDLQRP; encoded by the coding sequence ATGACGACAGTGCGGGCCGCCTACGTCGACCGGCTGGGCCCGGCCGCCGGGATCCGGTACGGCGAGTTGCCCGCGCCCCGGCCCGGCCCCACCGACGTGCTCGTCGACACGCTCGCCACCACCGTCAACCACGTGGACACGTTCGTGCGCGCCGGCACGTACCGTACGCCGGTCCCGCTGCCGTTCGTGGTGGGCCGGGACGTGGTCGGCGTCGTCGCGCACGCCGGTGACGGCGTCGCCGGCTTCCGCCCCGGCGACCGGGTCTGGTGCAACAGCCTGGGCCACGGCGGGCGTCAGGGCGCGGCCGCCGAGCAGGTGGTGGTTCCCGCGGACCGGCTGTACCCGCTGCCCGCGGCGGCCTCGGCGGAGGCGGTCACCGTCCTGCATCCGGCCGCCACCGCCTACCTGGCGCTGGCGGTGCACGGCCGCCTGCGACCCGGTGAGACGGTGGTGGTGGGCGGTGGCGGCGGCAACGTCGGCGCCGCGTTGATCACGACGGCGACGGCGCTCGGCGGGCGCGTGGTCGCCACCGCCGCGCCCCGGGACGAGGCGTTCTGCCGGGCCGCCGGCGCGGTCGAGGTGGTCGACTACGCCGCGCCCGACCTCGGTGACCGGCTCTCCGCGTCGTGCCCGGACGGCGTGCACGTCTACCTGGACACCTCCGGGACCAACGACCTGGACCTGGCGGTCGGGCAACTCGCCGTGCGGGGACGGATCGTGCTGCTCGCGGGGGCGCGGACCCGGCCGGCGCTACCCGCCGGCGAGCTGTACACGAACGACAGGTCGATAGTCGGTTTCGTCATCTCGCTGGCCACGACCGCGGAGCTCGCGGAGGCGGCCGGCTTCATCAACCGGCTGCTCGCGGCCGGCCGGCTGCGCCCGCGCGAGGTGGTGCGACTGCCGCTGTCCGCCATGCGGGAGGCGCACCGGATGGTGGAGGACGGCGAGATGCGCGGGCGCCGGGCCCTGGTCGTCCCGGACGGCGCGGCGTCACAGCTCGGTGAGCAGGCGGTGCAGTCGCAGCGCGAGCTGGATCTCCAGCGCCCGTGA